In Streptomyces ambofaciens ATCC 23877, a single genomic region encodes these proteins:
- a CDS encoding glycoside hydrolase family 18 protein, with protein sequence MSTHRRRISGRNKAIGAVVAAAVAGGGALMFTSTAQAAGVGAAYTRTSAWSTGYTAQYVVTNDSGQPKTDWTLEFDLPAGAKLGSLWNAGSSVSGQHVTVTPPAWDTDGLKAGESVTVGFVVDGTDAPTGCLIDGAACSTDEGATPQPSGRPTEPPATSAPTPAPTATATTRPTPTGTPTSPAPTETPGTGDATGAGFAPYVDTSLHPAFDLVASAEATGVKEYNLAFVTDGGGCTPAWGGVTDLATDAVAGQIGALRAEGGDVRVSFGGAAGSELATTCRSAEALAAAYGKVVDTYGLTKVDFDVEGGALPDTAANTRRARAVAALQKQHPDLDVSFTLPVMPEGLTQAGVDLLADAKKNGVRVDGVNIMAMDYGPAYSGDMGTYAEQAATATQAQIAGVLGLSDAEAWKTVGVTPMIGVNDVVTEVFRVDDATQLVKFAESKGLGRLSMWSATRDKACPGGPKPAADATCSSVDQEKDAFAKAFAAYK encoded by the coding sequence ATGAGCACCCACCGGCGCAGGATCAGTGGCAGGAACAAGGCGATCGGCGCCGTCGTCGCGGCCGCCGTCGCCGGCGGTGGCGCGCTGATGTTCACCAGTACCGCCCAGGCGGCCGGAGTGGGCGCCGCGTACACGCGGACCAGCGCGTGGTCGACCGGCTACACCGCCCAGTACGTCGTGACCAACGACAGCGGGCAGCCGAAGACGGACTGGACGCTGGAGTTCGACCTGCCGGCCGGCGCGAAGCTCGGGTCGCTGTGGAACGCCGGCTCGAGCGTCAGCGGGCAGCACGTCACCGTGACCCCGCCCGCGTGGGACACGGACGGTCTGAAGGCCGGCGAGTCCGTCACGGTCGGCTTCGTCGTCGACGGCACGGACGCCCCGACCGGCTGCCTGATCGACGGCGCCGCGTGCTCGACGGACGAGGGCGCCACCCCGCAGCCCAGCGGCCGCCCGACCGAGCCCCCGGCGACCTCGGCGCCCACCCCGGCCCCCACGGCCACCGCCACCACGCGGCCCACGCCCACCGGCACCCCCACCAGCCCGGCGCCCACCGAGACCCCCGGCACCGGTGACGCCACCGGCGCCGGCTTCGCGCCCTACGTCGACACCTCTCTCCACCCGGCCTTCGACCTGGTCGCCAGTGCCGAGGCGACCGGCGTCAAGGAGTACAACCTGGCCTTCGTCACGGACGGCGGCGGCTGCACCCCCGCATGGGGCGGCGTCACCGACCTCGCGACCGACGCCGTGGCCGGTCAGATAGGCGCCCTGCGCGCCGAGGGCGGTGACGTCCGCGTCTCCTTCGGCGGCGCGGCCGGCTCCGAACTGGCCACGACGTGCAGGTCGGCGGAGGCGCTGGCGGCGGCGTACGGCAAGGTCGTGGACACCTACGGGCTCACCAAGGTCGACTTCGACGTGGAGGGCGGCGCACTGCCGGACACGGCCGCCAACACCCGCCGTGCGCGGGCCGTCGCCGCCCTGCAGAAGCAGCACCCGGACCTGGACGTCTCCTTCACCCTCCCGGTCATGCCCGAGGGACTGACCCAGGCGGGCGTCGACCTCCTCGCCGACGCGAAGAAGAACGGGGTGAGGGTCGACGGCGTCAACATCATGGCGATGGACTACGGCCCCGCCTACAGCGGCGACATGGGCACCTACGCCGAACAGGCGGCCACCGCCACCCAGGCCCAGATCGCGGGGGTGCTCGGCCTGTCCGACGCCGAGGCGTGGAAGACGGTCGGCGTCACCCCGATGATCGGCGTCAACGACGTCGTGACCGAGGTCTTCCGGGTCGACGACGCCACCCAGCTGGTGAAGTTCGCCGAGTCCAAGGGCCTCGGCCGGCTGTCGATGTGGTCCGCGACCCGCGACAAGGCCTGCCCGGGCGGCCCCAAGCCCGCCGCCGACGCGACGTGCAGCTCCGTCGACCAGGAGAAGGACGCCTTCGCGAAGGCCTTCGCCGCCTACAAGTGA